The Mycolicibacterium smegmatis genome has a window encoding:
- a CDS encoding alpha/beta hydrolase family protein, translating to MGETLGVAYRIKDGDIESWLTNFSDAAKRIHERAVAYAENGIAASASRAFMRASNFYRSSIFYAVESDPRREEYWRISRDCFRRAMELRSAPVRTVGIPFGDAVLPGYFFSAGAENRPTLIAIGGFDSTAEEVVAWIGLEAQNHGWNCLVFEGPGQWGALYDNPGLTMYPDYERPVSAAVDFACSFSEVDPERVALVGFSLGGYLAPRAFAFDSRIKACIANSFLPSVLEPWTGLWPPSLAGLRGDAFDAAFAEASETNPGAAWTFDHGQWALGFDRPSGFLDIWRDYTLFDHVERFDRPFLSIFGESELAKFEHGSSIGKWANRMLDFFADTPSYCETYVFTNEEGGSTHCQMGGISQGAAVTMSWLENVLGDGAARAEQNISEGNKIMHPELGRIMRSTFGDEIEDGLKRLAVKPSGRPMAI from the coding sequence ATGGGCGAAACCCTCGGCGTCGCTTACCGGATCAAGGATGGCGACATCGAGAGCTGGCTGACCAATTTCAGCGACGCCGCCAAACGGATCCACGAGCGCGCGGTCGCATATGCCGAAAACGGGATCGCTGCCAGCGCTTCACGAGCGTTCATGCGGGCCAGCAACTTCTACCGTTCCTCGATCTTCTATGCCGTGGAATCCGATCCCCGGCGCGAGGAATACTGGCGGATCAGTCGGGATTGTTTCCGTCGCGCGATGGAACTCCGGTCTGCACCGGTGCGCACCGTGGGCATCCCGTTCGGAGATGCGGTGTTGCCTGGCTACTTCTTCTCCGCGGGAGCCGAGAACCGGCCGACCCTGATCGCCATCGGTGGGTTCGACTCCACCGCCGAGGAGGTCGTGGCTTGGATCGGGTTGGAGGCACAGAACCACGGTTGGAACTGCCTGGTCTTCGAGGGACCAGGACAGTGGGGGGCGTTGTACGACAACCCAGGACTCACGATGTATCCGGACTACGAAAGGCCGGTCTCGGCCGCTGTGGACTTTGCCTGTTCATTCTCGGAGGTCGACCCGGAGCGAGTCGCGCTCGTGGGTTTTTCCCTCGGTGGTTACCTTGCCCCACGCGCGTTCGCGTTCGACAGCCGCATCAAGGCGTGCATCGCGAATTCCTTCCTGCCGTCCGTCCTTGAGCCCTGGACCGGCCTCTGGCCGCCCTCACTGGCCGGGCTGCGCGGTGACGCATTCGACGCAGCGTTCGCCGAGGCAAGTGAAACCAACCCCGGGGCTGCGTGGACCTTCGACCATGGACAGTGGGCACTCGGGTTCGACCGACCGTCCGGCTTCCTCGATATCTGGCGGGACTACACGCTGTTCGATCACGTCGAACGGTTCGACCGGCCATTCCTGAGTATCTTCGGCGAGTCGGAGTTGGCCAAGTTCGAGCACGGCAGCAGTATCGGAAAGTGGGCCAATCGAATGCTCGACTTCTTCGCGGACACCCCAAGCTACTGCGAAACCTACGTCTTCACCAACGAAGAGGGCGGCTCGACGCACTGCCAGATGGGTGGCATCTCGCAGGGCGCCGCCGTGACGATGTCCTGGCTGGAGAACGTGCTGGGCGACGGAGCCGCGCGTGCCGAGCAGAACATCAGCGAGGGCAACAAGATCATGCATCCGGAACTCGGAAGGATCATGCGGAGCACGTTCGGCGACGAGATCGAGGACGGACTGAAGAGGCTGGCGGTCAAGCCTTCCGGAAGGCCCATGGCGATCTGA